A window from Luteibacter flocculans encodes these proteins:
- a CDS encoding RHS repeat-associated core domain-containing protein, translating to MHTITAIPVPPRAYAAYGAGVPLPHARSAFAGQVAEPDTGWYLLGNRPYSPTLRCFLAPDTSSPFDKGGVHRYAYCSGDPINRIDPTGEAWTDWLMVGIALTFAVVGTVVSAGALAGTIAAAGSLAAAAATSGIVATTVAAVADVVVLSATIGSTVTMATQDAKLNGIFGWVSLGAGLVSGAAMTAAVKQGAEFGRGVGKAAQATSSRAASSAGAASMFSARAITAARSPTRIVDDLTMLATAAATRAVRNVTTPKSTSGRAIVSLGRQLQAPELRSAVQGVSDSGARSATVYTGTPGARRQPERAGAVIGARTPVRSDPHNLARQSRTASTDVSVVETDRLTQEQTRQRLNESGVAVTSKTFGLLDTSVLASLNFPEGTSSDARRIRASM from the coding sequence ATGCACACGATCACTGCCATCCCTGTACCGCCACGCGCCTACGCTGCCTACGGGGCTGGCGTTCCCCTGCCCCACGCCCGATCCGCCTTTGCCGGCCAGGTGGCGGAGCCGGATACGGGCTGGTATCTGCTCGGCAACCGACCGTACAGTCCGACGCTCCGCTGTTTCCTGGCACCGGATACGTCGAGTCCTTTCGACAAGGGTGGCGTGCATCGCTATGCCTATTGCAGCGGCGATCCCATCAACCGCATTGATCCCACCGGCGAGGCGTGGACCGACTGGCTCATGGTGGGCATTGCATTGACCTTCGCCGTGGTGGGCACGGTGGTTTCGGCAGGCGCTCTTGCGGGTACGATCGCCGCCGCCGGATCCCTCGCCGCCGCCGCGGCCACCTCGGGCATCGTCGCCACCACGGTGGCCGCTGTCGCCGATGTCGTCGTGCTGTCGGCCACGATCGGCTCGACAGTTACCATGGCCACCCAGGACGCGAAGCTCAATGGCATCTTCGGCTGGGTGTCTCTCGGAGCCGGACTGGTCTCGGGCGCGGCCATGACTGCGGCCGTCAAACAAGGGGCCGAGTTCGGAAGAGGCGTCGGAAAAGCCGCGCAAGCGACCTCCTCCCGAGCCGCGTCATCCGCCGGCGCAGCATCGATGTTTTCGGCACGTGCGATCACCGCCGCTCGCTCGCCCACACGGATCGTGGACGACCTTACGATGCTTGCAACAGCCGCCGCGACGAGGGCCGTGCGAAACGTTACGACGCCAAAGAGCACAAGCGGTCGCGCCATCGTTTCCCTTGGCCGCCAGCTTCAGGCACCCGAACTCCGGAGCGCCGTACAGGGAGTGAGCGATAGCGGCGCACGCAGCGCCACCGTCTACACCGGCACGCCCGGCGCCCGGCGACAACCCGAGCGTGCCGGCGCCGTTATCGGTGCGCGAACGCCCGTGCGCAGCGATCCACACAATCTCGCGCGCCAGAGCAGAACGGCCAGCACAGACGTCAGCGTCGTGGAGACAGACCGCCTGACGCAGGAGCAGACACGACAGCGGTTGAACGAAAGCGGCGTCGCCGTGACCTCTAAAACATTCGGATTGCTCGACACGTCGGTGCTGGCCTCGTTGAACTTCCCCGAAGGCACGTCGAGCGACGCTCGCCGGATACGCGCGAGCATGTGA
- a CDS encoding RHS repeat-associated core domain-containing protein: MNIPSSHQAGPPRAYGAYGEGPTLDLARTAYAGEVLEHDSGWYLLGERPYAPLQRRFLATDPTSPFGGGGFNRYAYCVGDPINRVDPTGSVSIRWWAGGTGDRVRMRGGSQQSSLGATTGASLSLSIATPGMSTQVAASNIDLVPSVGVAAGSRVQSARPSQGVLGQLAPGSPSSASTALTPPTRSLHDEPFFGRMPTISHEKAPGRTSRRVTQVVGDAIPPDMIEQTRYGTTRVTEGWIGLPHRRNPASTIWASDTAIVATYLRRLIGELSTRGVTRANLFTGAHGDPEGKRNWSRTTRRRRMRESEFYLHDLNTESELARDNHGIELDVYDMAMMDREEFRATLAQGGIHIIGCCFGAADREVMAALNIWQLTVYVLPSSRPPT, translated from the coding sequence ATGAACATCCCGTCCTCGCACCAAGCGGGCCCACCACGTGCCTATGGTGCTTATGGGGAAGGCCCAACGCTCGATTTGGCGCGGACCGCTTACGCAGGCGAAGTCCTCGAACACGACAGCGGTTGGTATCTACTCGGCGAACGACCTTACGCCCCCTTGCAGCGCCGCTTTCTTGCCACCGATCCAACGAGTCCCTTTGGCGGCGGCGGATTTAACCGCTACGCGTATTGCGTTGGCGATCCGATCAACCGCGTCGATCCGACAGGGAGCGTATCGATCCGCTGGTGGGCCGGGGGCACGGGGGACCGCGTCAGGATGCGCGGCGGCAGCCAGCAGTCCTCCTTGGGTGCCACCACCGGTGCCAGCCTGTCTTTGTCCATCGCCACGCCCGGCATGAGTACGCAGGTTGCCGCTTCCAACATCGACCTCGTGCCCAGCGTCGGCGTAGCCGCAGGATCGCGAGTACAGTCTGCGCGACCGAGCCAAGGCGTCCTCGGACAACTCGCACCGGGCTCGCCATCCTCGGCGAGCACAGCATTGACACCGCCGACACGATCCCTGCACGACGAGCCGTTCTTCGGACGCATGCCCACGATCTCGCACGAGAAGGCCCCGGGGAGGACGAGCCGTCGTGTGACCCAGGTCGTCGGAGACGCCATTCCGCCCGACATGATTGAACAGACCCGCTACGGTACGACGCGGGTCACCGAGGGCTGGATCGGTCTTCCTCACCGCAGGAATCCGGCGAGCACCATCTGGGCATCGGACACCGCCATTGTGGCGACGTACCTGCGCAGATTGATTGGCGAGCTGAGCACGCGCGGGGTCACGCGGGCCAACCTTTTCACGGGTGCGCACGGCGATCCGGAAGGCAAGCGAAACTGGAGTCGCACAACACGCCGTCGGAGAATGCGCGAGTCAGAGTTTTACCTGCACGACCTCAATACGGAAAGTGAGCTGGCCCGGGATAACCATGGCATCGAACTGGACGTCTACGACATGGCGATGATGGACAGGGAGGAATTCAGAGCAACGCTGGCGCAGGGCGGCATTCACATCATTGGCTGTTGCTTCGGCGCGGCAGATAGGGAAGTGATGGCGGCGCTGAATATCTGGCAGCTAACCGTCTACGTGCTGCCTTCATCGAGGCCGCCGACATGA
- a CDS encoding RHS repeat-associated core domain-containing protein, translated as MIPRAYAAYGAAPRVSARARTRYAGAVEEASTGWYVLDERPYDPKLRRFLAPDSNSPFDRGGLNRYAYCGGDPISRIDPTGRAWMDWLRRHFRRDVPVQSSSAGQAASASSVEAAGIASGASTPSTVTTLATGVRSIVENVAAVGAATLAVGEKLPDNSVLGLLKAASAQSLGTDPRASYYYIGRPPGRLSTYPAGTPQQRRNIVEQDAPASIRKLNGAGKPDLKRSWIGIVHPNNPSSVVWAADTKVNLHSYTKVYRELFDIGFPELTVYTGTHGEIDGQNWNPWTGRRLDPEPESFNVATRHANYSNLISGGHRRLNIVDTAALSRDDFQQALSRRGVHVIGFCFGIADEVVAESLNLKTVTLYVRKTP; from the coding sequence ATGATTCCCCGGGCCTACGCTGCGTATGGTGCCGCGCCACGCGTGTCGGCTCGTGCAAGAACACGCTACGCGGGTGCAGTGGAAGAAGCATCCACCGGCTGGTACGTGCTCGACGAGCGTCCTTACGATCCGAAGCTCCGGCGCTTTCTCGCGCCCGATTCCAACAGCCCTTTCGATCGCGGTGGATTGAACCGCTATGCCTATTGCGGCGGCGATCCGATCAGTCGCATCGATCCCACCGGGCGTGCGTGGATGGACTGGCTGCGTCGACACTTCCGCCGTGACGTACCCGTACAAAGCAGTTCCGCCGGACAGGCAGCAAGTGCTTCGAGCGTGGAAGCGGCAGGCATCGCTTCCGGTGCGTCCACGCCGTCGACGGTCACCACGCTGGCTACCGGCGTGCGGAGCATCGTGGAGAACGTGGCGGCGGTCGGCGCGGCGACCCTCGCCGTTGGCGAAAAACTTCCCGATAACAGCGTGCTCGGGCTCCTCAAGGCGGCTTCCGCGCAATCCCTCGGTACCGACCCTCGCGCCAGCTACTACTACATCGGACGTCCACCGGGGCGCCTGTCGACGTACCCTGCAGGAACGCCGCAACAGCGACGGAACATCGTGGAGCAAGACGCGCCAGCTTCCATACGCAAGCTAAACGGTGCGGGCAAACCCGACCTCAAGAGGAGCTGGATCGGAATAGTGCATCCGAACAATCCAAGCAGTGTCGTCTGGGCAGCCGATACGAAGGTCAATTTACACAGCTACACCAAGGTATACCGCGAGCTATTTGATATCGGGTTTCCGGAGCTGACGGTTTATACCGGCACCCATGGGGAAATTGACGGACAAAACTGGAACCCGTGGACGGGTCGGCGACTCGATCCAGAGCCCGAAAGTTTCAATGTCGCTACTCGTCACGCGAATTATTCAAACCTCATTTCCGGCGGGCATAGACGGCTCAACATCGTGGATACCGCCGCGCTAAGTCGTGACGATTTCCAGCAGGCCCTGAGCAGGCGCGGCGTACACGTCATCGGATTCTGCTTCGGCATTGCGGACGAAGTCGTCGCTGAATCGCTGAACCTCAAGACCGTCACTCTTTACGTAAGGAAGACGCCATGA
- a CDS encoding GFA family protein: MARTLHRSVHVLPDITTSRGSCHCGAVQFRVELSDGLRSARRCNCSYCRMRGAVAVSAPLSGIVIEQGEDALTVYQFNTRTAKHFFCSKCGIYTFHQRRSNPSQYGVNVACLEGISPFDFAEVPVFDGVNHPADRAAGVNEPVGVLRYVRR; this comes from the coding sequence ATGGCGCGGACCCTTCATCGGAGCGTTCACGTGCTGCCAGACATCACCACCTCTCGTGGCTCCTGCCATTGCGGCGCCGTGCAATTTCGTGTCGAACTCAGTGACGGTCTACGTTCCGCACGGCGCTGTAATTGTTCGTATTGCCGCATGCGTGGCGCGGTGGCGGTATCGGCACCGCTGTCGGGCATCGTGATCGAGCAGGGTGAGGACGCGTTGACCGTCTATCAGTTCAACACGCGCACCGCGAAGCATTTTTTCTGCTCAAAGTGCGGCATCTACACATTCCATCAGCGCCGTTCGAACCCTTCGCAGTACGGCGTGAACGTGGCGTGCCTGGAGGGCATCAGCCCCTTCGACTTTGCGGAGGTGCCGGTGTTCGACGGGGTGAATCATCCTGCCGACCGCGCCGCCGGAGTGAACGAACCCGTGGGGGTGCTTCGCTACGTGCGGCGATAG
- a CDS encoding DUF2188 domain-containing protein — MTRVYEITYQPDDGTSWTLRLDGRPVGRFPSRFEALQAAVNRAAADGVGTGIAIEGADGIWRPFGSDAKRPAELPKLSVGRYAAAPVGAMPVPMARGHNGGHGRN, encoded by the coding sequence ATGACCCGCGTCTACGAGATTACCTATCAGCCCGACGACGGCACGTCGTGGACCTTGCGCCTCGACGGGCGCCCGGTGGGGCGGTTTCCGTCCCGGTTCGAAGCCTTGCAGGCCGCGGTGAACCGGGCCGCCGCGGATGGCGTTGGCACCGGGATTGCCATCGAAGGTGCGGACGGCATCTGGCGCCCCTTTGGCAGCGACGCGAAGCGTCCGGCCGAGCTGCCAAAACTCTCGGTGGGCCGATACGCCGCCGCGCCCGTGGGCGCGATGCCCGTTCCTATGGCACGGGGGCATAACGGAGGGCACGGGCGGAATTAG